One window of the Hippoglossus hippoglossus isolate fHipHip1 chromosome 9, fHipHip1.pri, whole genome shotgun sequence genome contains the following:
- the ankrd39 gene encoding ankyrin repeat domain-containing protein 39 isoform X2, translating into MASDKQQCSCCSHPVSSPSVYQTLDEMDFERGIWSAAKDSDLERVKSLVQKGTDINVRDSSGYTALTPGGATPLHRSAYCGHLDVVRLLLHHRANPTLCDDDGASPLHKAAEQGHEEVCRLLVENCPALCSQKNKRLQLSHQLAQQGDLQELLKPPW; encoded by the exons ATGGCGTCTGACAAACAACAATGCTCGTGCTGCTCccatcctgtctcctctcccagTGTTTACCAGACTCTGGATGAAATGGATTTTGAACGAG gCATCTGGTCTGCTGCAAAGGACAGTGACCTGGAGAGGGTTAAGTCGTTGGTCCAGAAGGGCACAGACATCAACGTGAGGGACTCATCTGGATACACAGCTCTG ACACCAGGCGGTGCCACGCCGCTCCATCGATCAGCGTACTGCGGTCACTTGGATGTGGTCAGACTCCTTCTGCACCATCGGGCAAATCCTACGCTCTGTGATGACGACGGTGCATCGCCTTTACACAAG GCTGCAGAACAGGGCCATGAAGAGGTGTGTCGGCTGCTTGTTGAGAACTGTCCAGCACTTTGCAGCCAGAAGAACAAGAGGCTCCAGCTGTCCCACCAGCTGGCACAGCAGGGAGATCTGCAGGAGCTCTTAAAACCACCGTGGTGA
- the ankrd39 gene encoding ankyrin repeat domain-containing protein 39 isoform X1, translating to MASDKQQCSCCSHPVSSPSVYQTLDEMDFERGIWSAAKDSDLERVKSLVQKGTDINVRDSSGYTALHYASRSGHLAVCKFLLDNGACASPQTPGGATPLHRSAYCGHLDVVRLLLHHRANPTLCDDDGASPLHKAAEQGHEEVCRLLVENCPALCSQKNKRLQLSHQLAQQGDLQELLKPPW from the exons ATGGCGTCTGACAAACAACAATGCTCGTGCTGCTCccatcctgtctcctctcccagTGTTTACCAGACTCTGGATGAAATGGATTTTGAACGAG gCATCTGGTCTGCTGCAAAGGACAGTGACCTGGAGAGGGTTAAGTCGTTGGTCCAGAAGGGCACAGACATCAACGTGAGGGACTCATCTGGATACACAGCTCTG cACTATGCAAGTCGCAGTGGCCATCTTGCTGTGTGCAAGTTTCTTCTAGATAACGGTGCATGTGCGTCTCCGCAGACACCAGGCGGTGCCACGCCGCTCCATCGATCAGCGTACTGCGGTCACTTGGATGTGGTCAGACTCCTTCTGCACCATCGGGCAAATCCTACGCTCTGTGATGACGACGGTGCATCGCCTTTACACAAG GCTGCAGAACAGGGCCATGAAGAGGTGTGTCGGCTGCTTGTTGAGAACTGTCCAGCACTTTGCAGCCAGAAGAACAAGAGGCTCCAGCTGTCCCACCAGCTGGCACAGCAGGGAGATCTGCAGGAGCTCTTAAAACCACCGTGGTGA